The genomic DNA GCGCCAAATAGGGACATACTGCACTAGCCCCATAGCCAATCAAGCAGGCAAAATGATGGGTACTCCAACATTGGGCTGTTTCCACCACCAAAGATACCTGCATGCGCAAGCCTTCCTGGATCAAGCGATGGTGGACCGCTCCCACTGCCAACAGGGGGGGAATAAACGCCCAATTGGCATCCAAGCCCCGATCGGACAGGACCAAAATTTCACAGCCATTTTTTACCAGCTCCACTGCCCGCTGACATAGGGTGTCAATAGTCTGCTCTAGGGCATCTATGCCATCAGCCAGGGGGAAGAGAATATGGAGAGATTGTACCGATCGGTTAGTTTCGTAGAGGGCTTCCAGCTCCGCCTCATTCAGGACAGGAGATTGTAAATGCACTAGACGGGCTGCTGTGGGGTCGGGATTGAGTAAGTTCCCCTTGCGCCCCAGATACACCTCCAAAGACATCACCATCCCTTCCCGTAAGGGGTCAATGGCGGGATTGGTCACTTGGGCAAAACGCTGCTTGAAGTAGTCATATAGGAGTCGCGGGCGCTGGGAGAGCACAGCCAAAGGAATATCGTCCCCCATACAAAAGACCGGTTCCTTGCCTGACTCCGCCATGGCTTCAATCACCATGTCCACGTCTTCCTGGGTGTAGCCAAAGGCAGTTTGGTAGGCAAGCAGGCGCTTCTCGTCTAGGCTAGTGTGGTTAGCAAAGGGTTGGGGTAAAAGTTCCAGGCGGTGTTCCCGCACCCACTGACCGTAGGGCTGGCGTTGGGCAATGTCGAGTTTGATGTCCCAATTCTTGAGAATCTGCTGCTGCTCCAAGTCCACAGCGATCGTCTGCCCCGGTCCCAATCTCCCCTTCTCCAGGACATTCTCTTCCGGGACAGGAACCGTGCCCGCTTCCGAACTGACAATCACTAGATCGTCCTTGGTAATTAGATAGCGCGCCGGCCGCAGACCATTGCGATCGAGGAGAGCACCCACCACCTTGCCATCACTAAATGCCAGTAGGGCTGGACCATCCCAGGGTTCTTGAATACCACTGTAGAAATCGTAAAAGTCAACAATTGCTGGTTTATCCTCCAGGTCAGGTTGACTGCGGTAGGCTTCGGGTACCAGAATCATCAAGGCTTCTAGGGGATTGCGTCCTGTCTCCACCAACAGTTCAAATACATGGTCTAAATTGGCAGAATCGCTCTCATTCTCCTTCAAAATCGGTCGTATATCTGCTAAACGATCGCCCCAGGTAGGGTGCTCTAAACTCCCCTCCCGCGCCTTAAACCAGTTGATGTTACCCAGGAGTGTATTGATTTCCCCGTTATGTCCCAGCAACCGCATGGGCTGAGCTAGATGCCATTTGGGCATGGTGTTGGTACTAAATCGCCGATGGTAAACAGCAAAGGGGGTAACAAAGTCAGGGTCTTGTAAATCCAGGTAGAACCGATCGAGCACCTCTGCCCGTACCATTCCTTTGTAAACAATGGTTTTCTTTGATAGGGAAGCGATGTAAAATTCCTGATGCCAGTGGGGGTAGTGTTTTTCAATGGCTAACTTGATACGCCGCCTTGTAATGTAGGTAGAGCGGTCATCCGGGGAGAGAAAAACTGCTTGCTCAATCTGGGGTAGGTTTTCCCGTGCCTGCCTGCCCAACACGTCTTTATTGCAGGGCACTACCCGCCAACCCAATACAGTCAACCCCTCTTCTTGCGCTACAGTGGCGGTTATCTCTCGACAAATTGTCTGCTTATCTGGGTCTTGGGGTAGGAAGAACATGCCAACTGCACAGGTATTGGGGTCAACCCCCACCATTTCCCTCTGAAAAATTTGCCAGGGAATAGCTGTAAGTACGCCAGACCCATCCCCCGAATCCCGATCGGCACTGCAACCGCCGCGGTGTTCCACGCACTCCAGGGCTTTGAGGGTTAAAGACAGGATTTTATGACTCGATCGCCCTAACCGATCGGCAATGAAGCCAACTCCGCAACTATCCCGTTCTGCCACTAACCAAGGTTGTCCTGGAATGCTATACGCCACCATAGCTTTTACTAGATAAAAAGACGTACTGGCTATTTTAACAATACTTTCTGATTGTGACAGCGGGGCACGGAATTTCTTTAATTTTTCGCAGTATTTGGTAAATTTTGCTACTAGGGAGAGTGGCAACCTACAACCCTTGGCTGGTCGTCTATGAATTAGACTGGATAGGGGAAACGTGGATAAGGGATATGCTAGCTGAGTTTTACCAAGAGACCGTTGCTTTGACTAAGCGTTGGTTCCTTCAGTTGGTGCGTCGTCCTGCCACATTGATTGTGGGGGTAGTGCAGCCCCTGATGTGGTTATTGCTGTTTGGTGCGTTATTCCGCAATGTACCGACGGAATTTTTGGGGGCAGGGCAGAGCTACATCCAATTTTTAGCAGCGGGCATCGTTGTTTTTACCGCCTTTAGCGGTGCTTTGAATGCGGGGTTGCCCCTGATGTTTGACCGCGAGTTTGGCTTTTTGCAACGGATTTTGGTTGCTCCCTTGGCTTCTCGTTTTTCTATTGTTCTAGCCTCGGCGGTCTTCATTTTGAGTCTGAGTTTAATACAATCGGCGGCAATTATTCTGGTCAGTGCTTTGATGGGAGCGACGTTACCTAATGCTAGTGGCTTGGCGATACTGGCTTTGGTGGTGGGCTTAGTGGTCATCAACTTCACTATGTTGAGTTTGGCGGTGGCTTTTGCCCTGCCGGGGCACCAAGAGATGTTAGCGTTAATTTTTTTGGTCAACCTACCTCTTATCTTCTCCAGCACCGCTTTAGCCCCCCTGTCAGTCATGCCCACTTGGTTGCAATGGCTTGCCAGTCTCAATCCCCTCTCTTTAGCGATCGAGCCAATTCGTTATGTCTATAGTCATCCCCAATGGCAGTGGCAAGCAGTGGTGTTAGAGGCACCCTGGGGTGATTTAACTCTGGCTAATTCTCTCCTGATTTTGTTAGGTTTGGGAATATTGATTGCGATTTCCATCCGTGGCATTCTACGCAAAGGCATTGCATGACTCCCTTCCCCGACAATCTCAGTTACATCAAAGCCGAGATCAGTTGGCTCGATCGGGTGATTACCAAAGCAGTGGCACGGCAACGACAAATTACCCATGAAATAAACAAAGTGGCGAAAACGGCAACCGATCGGGCGACTGCCCATTGGTGGTATGGCTTTGTCACCCTTGACCCTGCCCAAGGCGGGCGGGAAGTACCCAAGGAACAACCTAGCCCCTGCGTCAGAATTAGCGATCGGATTCAGAAAAGCAAAGAGGCGGGAGTGTTTCTCGCTCTGCCAGAGTTATGCCAGCATTTTAAGTTGAATGAATTTGAAAAGAATGTCATTTTGCTTGGTCTTGCCCCTGAGATTGCCCGCCGTTACGAAAAACTGTTCATGATTTTGAATGAAGACGATACCAACGCCAGATTACCAACAATTGATTTAGCCCTCCGTCTTTTCTCCAAGAACGATAAGGAATGGCAGGTTAATCGTCTTTCCTTTCTGACAAATGGCAAACTCCTAAAAAAACGCATTATTAAGATACTCAAACGGGAAATGACTATCCCCACCTTTTTGGGACAGTGTTACAAAATCGAAGAAAAATACGTACACTTCCTCCTAGGAGAACACAAATCCCTAGCCCCTATCCTACCCAGACCCCGCAAACAAAAAGCAGCTAATTCTGGGGACGTGTGCGCTTGATTTGCCAACTGAGAATCAACACAGGAATTAATCCCACCAGCAATATCATCAAGGCAGGGGCAGTGGCTTCCATCAGACGTTCATCAGAGGCATACTGGTATACTCGTACAGCCAAGGTCTCCCAATTAAAGGGGCGCATAACGATCGTGGCAGGCAATTCTTTCATGACATCGACAAACAAAATCAGAGAACTAGTCAAAATGCTGCCCTGGATTAGGGGGGTATGAATTTTCCAGAGATTGGCAAACTGGGGACTGCCTAGACTTTGGGCAGCTTCATCTAAGTTGGGTTTCACTTTCTCCAAACTGGCACTAATGGCATTAAAAGGAATCGCCAGAAACCTGACCAGATAGGCAAAAACAAGAGCAAACAGACTGCCACTTAAAACCAACCCAGGGCGAGTCCCGATCGTATTTTGGCAAAAATCATTCAACCACTGATCTACTGTCCCCAGGGGTACTAGCGTACCCACAGCAATCACTGACCCAGGGATGGAATAACCCATAGAAGCCAAATACAAGCCATACTGTACTAGCCTCTCCCGTCCCACTCGCTTGATGTAAGCCAACACCGTACCCAGGACAGCGCCCAGAAGTGCCGCCACCAGCGCCAGCAGAAAACTATTGCGACTCAGCAGAAAGAAATCCCGACCGATGGATTTATGCTCCCACACCATCTCGATTAACAGGGCTAGGGGCAAAAAGAAGCCCAGTACCACAGGTAAAGCACAGACCAAAATTGCCCCCCAGGCTCGCCACCCCCTCAACTGATAGCGCACAGGGGACTGGTGTAACCTAAAGTCCTGGTAGTAGC from Pseudanabaenaceae cyanobacterium SKYG29 includes the following:
- a CDS encoding iron ABC transporter permease, producing MRYSLIFCVVVFLGIFLSPILFVLGSIFAYNHETWHHLAQTVLWEYILNSIYLSIGVAVGTVVIGVSTAWLVSMCRFPSRSWWEWLLLMPLASPAYILAYVYTEFLAFYGPVQTHLRQWFGWQAMADYWFPNIRSLGGGILMLTLVLYPYVYLLARVAFLEQSVCTMEASRSLGANPWRSFWQVALPLARPSIVSGVTLALMETLNDYGTVQYFGIDTFTTGIFRTWFGLGERQTAMQLAAVLTLLVLWLILVEGWTRRQNRYYQDFRLHQSPVRYQLRGWRAWGAILVCALPVVLGFFLPLALLIEMVWEHKSIGRDFFLLSRNSFLLALVAALLGAVLGTVLAYIKRVGRERLVQYGLYLASMGYSIPGSVIAVGTLVPLGTVDQWLNDFCQNTIGTRPGLVLSGSLFALVFAYLVRFLAIPFNAISASLEKVKPNLDEAAQSLGSPQFANLWKIHTPLIQGSILTSSLILFVDVMKELPATIVMRPFNWETLAVRVYQYASDERLMEATAPALMILLVGLIPVLILSWQIKRTRPQN
- a CDS encoding ABC transporter permease, whose product is MLAEFYQETVALTKRWFLQLVRRPATLIVGVVQPLMWLLLFGALFRNVPTEFLGAGQSYIQFLAAGIVVFTAFSGALNAGLPLMFDREFGFLQRILVAPLASRFSIVLASAVFILSLSLIQSAAIILVSALMGATLPNASGLAILALVVGLVVINFTMLSLAVAFALPGHQEMLALIFLVNLPLIFSSTALAPLSVMPTWLQWLASLNPLSLAIEPIRYVYSHPQWQWQAVVLEAPWGDLTLANSLLILLGLGILIAISIRGILRKGIA